The following DNA comes from Gordonia zhaorongruii.
TCGGCCGACATGCGTTCGACTGCGTAGGAGAGGGCCGTACGGCCCATCTCCCCTGAGTGCACTTCCAGATACCGCTCGAGCGCCTCCTGGCTCACCCGCTTGCCCATCTCCCGGAGCATCCAGCCGAACGCTTTCTGGATCAGGTCACGATGGTCGGCTACGACGAGCGGCGCAACCGCGAGGATCGCGTCGGTGCGCCCGGCGCGCGTGAACGCGAACGTGCCGATGATGCCGACGCGGCGTTCCCACAGGTCGTCGGACGCCGCCCACTCCAGCAGCTCGGCGTAGCTGTCCTGCGACTGCAGCCAGGCACCGAGAATCGGGGCGGCCGAGGAGTCGACCAGGTCCCAGTTGTCGACGCGCCCGGCGCGCACCGCATTCCGGTACAGCGCGACCCACGCCGCGCGGTCCGCACCGCGCGCACGGAAGTTCACCGTCGTTGTCAGCAACGCCAGCAGGCGGACCTCGTGGATCTCACTTGCCAGCAGTTCGGTGATCACCGCATCGGGCAGCCCGCGCAACTCCTTCGCGAGCGTGCGCAACTCCGGCACCCGAACACCGACGAACCGGTCGCCTTCCCCGTACTGACCGGGACCGGTCTTGAAGAAGCGTCGCGCAGCGACAGCCTTCTCCTCGTCGCCCAGTTCGACGACCGCCGCGATCACCTCTGCAGCAGAGGAGTCCGCGTCGAAGCGGATCACCCGTCGAGAAGGGCGGAGATCGGCGTCGGAGTCAGCAGATGCTGCCGCGCCTTCATCAGCTTCCCGACCCGGCCTGCACCGACCACACCGGTCAGGATGCCGTCGCGGCTGTAGTAAGCGAGGAACTTGCGTCCGTCGTCGTCCACGACGTGCACGTCGTCGGCCGGGTTCGGCGAACCCAGCATCTGGATCTTCAGTCCGTACTGGTCGCTCCAGAAGTACGGGACGCTCTGGTGCGTTATCTCGTGGCCGACGATCTCCGCGGCAACGAGCGCCGCCTGATCCACGGTATGGGTCCAGTGCTCGACGCGGTGGCGGTCGCCGTCCGCGTCGGACCAGTTGGCGCAGTCGCCGAGGGCGTACACGTCCGGGATGTCGGTGCGGCCGGAGGAGTTGCAGGCGATGCCGCCGCCGCTCTCCCGCGGAGCGATCTCGATCCCCGACCCCTCCAGGTAGTCGAGTTCGGGATAGCCGCCGATGCCGACAACCACCAGGTCGGCGTCCACCGACGAACCGTCCGCCAACTCGACTGAGGTGACCGCACCGTCGTCGGCGACGATCCGGTCGACGCCGACACCCGTGCGCACATCGACATCGGCCTCGCGGTGCAACCGGGTGATCAGTTCGCCGATCGTCTCGCCCACCGCGGCGGCGAGCGGTGTCGGAGCGGGCTCGATCAAGGTCACCGGAACCTCCAGCTTGCGGAGACTCGCGGCCACCTCGCAGCCGATGAAGCCCGCGCCGATGACGGCGGCACGGGACGCCTTCCCGGCTGCAGCGCGTACCGCCAGCGCATCCTCGATGGTGCGGATGACGTGCACCCCCGTGACCTCGTCGGCCACGCCGGGGAATCGTCTGGCCGCCAGACCAGTCGCCAGAACGAGAGTTCCGTAAGCGACGTCGCGACGTTCGCCGTCACGTTCGACGCTCACCGTGTGCGAGTCGGGATCGACCGCGACCACTCTGGACCCGGTCCGCAGATCGATGTTCTTCTCGGCGTAGAACTCCGCGGGCTTGAGGTCGACGCGCTCACTCTGACCGGTCACCACTTCCTTCGACAGCGGCGGGTGGTCGTACGGCGGATGGTCCTCGGCACCGAGCAGGATGACTCCGCCCTCGAAACCTGCGCCGCGCACACTCTCGGCCAGGCGCACTCCGCCGAGGCCGGCACCCACGATCACGATGGGGTCGTTCATCAATTCACCTTCTCTATCGGATTCGCTGCGCCGCACACCGGCTCGAGCTCGTCGGGGCCGCAGACGTCTACTGCGCAACGCCTTCCATGTCGGACTCTTCCATGGAGGCATCTCCCGGGCGGCATCGTCGGGCAACACCTACTGTGGCAACACCTGCTCGAGCAACACCTACTGGGGCGACACGTTCCCCAGCCGCGCCAACAGCCACTCGTCATCAACTCTAGTCATCCAGGCCCACCGGGCCACACCGATTCTGGACGGCGACTCCCGATGCGCCCCAACGACGATCGTCTGATCAGCGAAGACGAGGACCCGCGCCGAACCGTCCGTGGCACTGGTGACTCCGGCATCGGTGACCTCCACGGACATGGTCACGCGGGATGCGACGGCCGACGGGAACACGACGTCGGGCCCCCGCAGCGCGTAGTCAGCGGCGAGAGGTCCGGTGAGCGATGCGCGCGTCTCGGCGCGACGGCCCGCGCCGTCTTCCGGACTGAACGTCATCAGTGTCCGCACTGCGGCCGCGGCAGCTTCGGCGGGCGCCGAATCCGGTCGCTCCGGCGCGGCGCTCGCGCGCAGCGCCAGCACTCCGGCGATCAGCGCGACGACGAGCGCGAGCACCACGACCACCGCCCACGACGTGAGTCGTCGCCGGTCGGCCGGCGGACGGTTACGCAGCCGAGTCACGACACGTTCTCCGTGTCGGCGACGAGCCAGCGCCCGCCGGATTCGGTCATGGTCACCAGCAGACTCACTCGCCGATCCTCCTGGCCGCCGCCGATGAGCGTCGGGTCGCCTGCCTGAGCGACGACCAGCACGTCGACCGAGCCGTCCCGCTCGGCGTCGACGCCGGCAGACACGATCGCACCGTCGGGCGCGGTCGGCAATCCCCCGACGTACGCCGCCAACGCGTCGCGTCCCTTGCTGATCCGTTCGTGCTGCTCGCCGGTGCTGCCGTTCAGCACGTTCTGCACGTAGCCCGCGGGATCCGCGGGATCGGGAGTGAGCATGCCGACGATCTGCTCGGAGGCCGAGCTCACCGCGGCGTCGCCATCGTCGATTCCCTCGCGGGCCGACCCCGCCGACATCCACGCCCACACCCCGACGATCGCGGCGACGAGGGCCACGACGCACACGGCGATCACCGCCAGCCGCAGTGCCGCCGCACGGCGCCGGGCCCGCGCCCGCAGCGCCGGAGCCGCTGCGATCATCGCGGTCCGGTAGTCGCGGACCGCGGCGTCGTAGCGTTTCTGCGCCTGGGTCACCCGCTGGGGCCGCACGCCCGTCATCGCAACTCGTCCAATCCGTTCACCAGCCACCGATCCCCTGATCGCGTGAGATTCGCCTGCACCGACGTGGTTCGGACTTCCGCCGGCCCCTGTTTCGGGGTGACGCTCACCCGCACCGTCGTCAGCACGACACCGGCGTCGGCATCCACGTCGACGACTGCGGTGCGCAGGGGCTCCCAGACGATCGACGCGATCTCGTCCGGAGGCCCGACTGCCAGCGCCGCCGACAGCGATCCCGCCAGTGGCGCAGCCAAGTGGTCCCGAGCCCGAAACCGGTCCTGCTTCCACGACTTCTCGTGCACGGTGAACACGGCGGCCACGGCGGCCGGCGCCTGTTCGCGCAGTTCGTCAGCGCGCTCGCGCTCACCGACCGCGTCGGCACGCACCCCCAACGCGACGGCGCACAGTGCGAGCACCACGACCAGGACTGCCAGTGCCGCAGCGAGAGCGATCGCGGTGCGACGAGTGGGCGGCGCCTCCAATCGACGGACGATCCGGCGCGCGTCGATCACTGCAGCACCTCGACGGCCGACACCTTCAGGACGTCGTCCTCCGGCGTCATCGCCACGCGCATGCGCAGGTGGTTCATACCGCCGTCGTCGGCGGATTTCGCCGTCTCGACGCGAACACTCGCCGCAACGAGGAGAAGAGCCGAATCACCGTCACGCCGGGCCACCGCGACACCGTCGACGCTGCCGTCGCCGCGAGTCCCGGCTTTCGCGACGAACTGCGTGTACGCGTCGGCGGATTGGGCGAACGAGTCGTGGAAGTCCCCGGTCGCGCCCGAGAGTATGCGACGCGCACGAGTCGGGTCCGTGCTGTCCGCTTCGACGAGCAGACTCACCCTTTCGGTGGCGGCATCGACGTAGTCGGCGTCCGGGTAGCGGGTCGGTGCATCGGCGTACCGCCACACCGCGAAGCAGGCGACGGTCACCGCCAGTACCGCCGTCACTATGAGGAACGCGAGCATCGCAGTGCCGAGAGCGTCGCGCCCGCCCGTCGCCACCTCGGCATCGAGGAGTTCGTCACGCGCGTGGCGCACCCGACGGCGGGACGTCCGCAACCGGGAGAGCGTCGTGGCGCGCGATTCGTCGGAGGACACGCCTGCCACACTAACGGCCGGGTGATCCGCCCTGACCGATGCGCTCGCTGTACGCCTTCCGCTCGGACGAGTCCGGGTGCAAGAAGACCGTGTCGACCTTCGTCAACCGCGTCAGCGTCCGCTTGAACCCGATGGACAGGCTCGGCACCGCATCCACCCAGCCCATGGACCACGGTGCCGCCGCCCGCACCGTGGGCTCGGCGATCGATCGCAGGACGCGGTGCGCCACCACCTCCGGCTCGACGGTCTGAATCATCTTGTTCGGTGTCAGGCCGGTGACCAACCCGGTTCTGGTGAAGGTCGGCATCACCGTCGACACGCGCACGCCGGTCCCCGACAGCTCGTGATCGATCGCTTCGGAGAACTCGATGACGCCGGACTTCGCGCCGTTGTAGACCGCGAGCCCCGGCATCGGCAGGCGACCCGCGATGGATGCGACGTTCACGATCTGCCCGCCGCCGCGGCCCACCATCCGCCGTCCGGCCGCACGACAGCCGAGGATCACGCCGACCAGGTCGATGTCGATGGTGCTGCGGATGAGGCTCTCGTCGAAGTCGAGGAACGGACCGACGGGCATGATGCCGGCATTGTTGATCAGCACGTCCACGGGACCGAGCCTGCGCTCCACGCTGTCGAAGAACGTCTCGAACGACGCACTGTCGGTCACGTCGAGCTGCAGTCCTTCCACGCCGAGATCTGCTGCCGCCTTCTCCACCGCGTCGACATCGACGTCACCCAACGCCACGCGGCCGCCCGCGGCGAGCACCTGGCCCGCGATCTCGTACCCGATCCCGCGGGCACCTCCGGTGATCGCGACGACCTTCCCGTCGAGTGCGGCGCGGATTCGCGACCACTGCTCGTCCGCACGTCCGGCACGGGACAGTCTGGAACTCAATGACATGACTTCTCCTCTAACAGAATCCGGTCGCCCGACACCGGGTCGGGCGGGGCAGCGCGCTGAATCGGACAGCGGGCCGAGCTGGACGGCGCTCGAGCGAGCAGCGAGCCGAGCCATCGTCGATGACCCGGCCGTAACCCAGCGAGCGGCGCGTCAGTGAATCATCGGTGCCAGGTAGGTGGCGGCGATGTGCCGGACGTGATCGGCCGACCTCTTCTGAGGATCGGTGACCGGCACCTCGAGCAACGAGATCACCAGTCGCACATGCAGTTCCACCGCCTCGAACAGTGCTTCGTCCGGCATGATCGCGCCTGCATCACGCAGCGTGGAGGCGACCCTGGCCGTCACCATCTCGATGAACAACGTGCTCATGGCGCCCGAGGTGATGTTGCGGATCTCGACGTCCTCGAAGACGATTCGCCGCATGAGCGGATCCGACGTGACCATCCCGGCGCCCGTCGCGAACGCCTCGACGACCGCATCTGCGGGCCCCAGGCCTCTCACCGCGCCTTCGAGCCTGGCGAGGCCGCGCTCGAACGTGTCGTTGGCGACCGCCACCAGCAAGTTGTCCTTGCTGGGGAAGCGCCGGTACAGCGTGGATCTGCTGACACCCGCGGCCTTGGCCACCTCGTCCATGTTGGCGCGACGCACACCGACCTCGGTGAACTCGTCTGCCGCTGCAGCGAGAATCGCCGCCTCCTGCGCGGACGGCGACGCCGTGACCCGCTCTTTCCTGCTCGCCGCCATCAGATACGACGCATCCTGACCGGCAGCTTGTCCTTCGGAACCGGGAGCGCGCTGTAATCCATCGGCATCTCGTAATCGGCAGGCACCGACCACTCGTAGTTGCGCAGGAGGTTGTGCATGATCGTCTTGATCTCCATCTGTCCGAAGTAGAGGCCGATGCACTTGTGCACTCCGCCACCGAACGGCATCCACGCCATCCGGTGCGCCTTGTCCTCCGCACGTTCGGGGAGGAATCGCTCGGGGTCGAAGACGTGCGGATGGGAGTAGATCTCCGGATCACGGTGGTTCGCCATCTGCGGGATCACCACCATCGTGTCCTTGGGGATGAAGTACCCCTGCAACTCGGTGTCCTTGATCGCCATCCGGGGCTGCGCCGGAACCGGCGGGCACATGCGCAGCGACTCGCGCATCACCAGGTCGACGACCTCGAAGCGCGCCAGATCGTCGTAGGTGAGTTCCGGACCGATCTCGAGCGACTGTGCACGCGCCTTGGCCTGCCACTCCGGCGACTTCGCCATTCGGTACACCATCTGCGTCATCGTGATGGTGGTCGTGTCGTGCGCCGCCATCAGCACGAAGATCATGTGATTGACGACGTCCTCGTCGGTGAACGAGTCCCCGTCGTCGCTCTCCGCATGGCACAGGACCGAGAACAGGTCCGGCGTCTGCTTCGCACGCTTGGCTGGGATGTGCTCGTAGAAGAAGTCCTCGAGGATCTTGCGCGAGCGGAGCCCCTTCCACCACCGGCCGCCCGGCACCGGCTTGCGGACGAACGCGACGCCCGCTCGCACCGTCTCGATGAAGGCCTTGTTCAGGCGGTCGGCCTCGTGCTGCGGCAGTTCCAGCCCGAGGAACACCTCCAGCGCGACGTCGAGGGTGAGCTGCTTGAACTCGCTCAACATCTTGACGTCACCGGTGGGGAACCGCTTCATCGCGTCGATGATCATCGGCTGCATCTCGCCGAAGTACCCGTGCAGGATCTTCGGCGTGAACGCCTGCTGCAGGATGTGCCGGTGGTGCCGGTGCTCATCGAAGTCGAGAAGCATGATGCCCCTGTTGAAGAACGGGCCGATGAGATAACTCCAGGCAGGCGCGTTCGCGAATGCGCGGTCCTTGTTCATCAGGATCTCGCCGGCCGCTTCCGGGCCCGCTGCGGTCACCATGCGCACACCGAGCGCATTCATCGCGTACGTCTTACCCATGCGCAGGCGCTTCTCGTCTGCGAAAGCGAACGGGTCGCGCCGCATGGCCAGGACCTCGAGTACACCGTTGCGGTTGGTGACATGAACCGGACGAAGTCCGCTGCCTTGTTCCGGCGTCGCGAGTATCGGAGTCGCCATCGTTTCCTCCTCGAGCTGTACGGCACCGTCTGTGATGCCGCTCATACTCATTGGAACAGAAATCGATGTTTGTTTCTAGTGCTCCAGCAGATCCGCGTCGCGCCTCGGAGTGGTCAACCGGCCAGGAGTGCATGGCACCGGCGCAGGCGGTCCTCCCACCATTCGACCCGATCGGGCGAGGCCAGCGGCAGATCCGCCGCCGGGCGAATGTCCCGTGGCTGCACCGACCCGTCGATGATCGAGAAACCGGGTGCGACGTCCCGCGTGAACATCGCACCGGTACCCAGACCGCATGCACGGTGCAGGCCGGGGATCGCGGCCGCTGCCGCGACGCCGGCCGATATGCCGACCGCGGTGTCGAGGGCGCTGGAGACCACTACCTCCATCGGCAGCTTCGCAGCCAGTTTGAGCACCGAGCGCATACCGCCGAGCGGAGCCACCTTGAGGACCGCGATATCGGCCGCCTCGGCCTTCACCACTCGCATGGGGTCACCCGACCGGCGAATCGATTCGTCGGCGGCGATCGGGACCGAGACCGCGCGCCGCACATGAGCCAGCTCCTCGACGGTTCGGCACGGCTGCTCGACGTATTCGACCTCGCCGATCGCGGCGATGGCCTTGATCGCCGAATCGACATCCCAGGCACCGTTCGCGTCGACCCGGACATTGGGCACCAGCTCCCGCGCTGCGGCGACACGCTCGACGTCGTCGTCGAGCGTCTGCCCTTCTTCAGCGACCTTGACCTTCACCGTCGACACATGCGGATACCTGGAGATGATCTCGGCGACCTTGTCTGCCGGGACTGCGGGAACAGTCGCGTTCACCGGTACCGACTCGCGAATCGGCGCAGGCGCGCCGAGGTACGCGGCTTCGATACCCGCAGCCAGCCAGATTCGCGCCTCCGCGTCCTCGTACTCGGTGAACGGCGCGAACTCGCCCCAGCCCGCGGGGCCGGAGAAGATCATCGCCTCCCGGGTCGTCACACCCCGGAACCTGGTGCGCATCGGCAGCGAGACCACCCGCGACGCTTCGACGAGCTCTTCGGCCGTCGGCATCGACGGCGGCGGCGCATCCTTCGGCTTGAGCCGGAAGGTCGGGGTCTGCTTCTTCCGATCGTCGGATACTCCGAACAGATTCTGCTTGTTCTTACCGGACGGCTGCGAGAAAACCATGGTGCCCAGCGTAGTGGGGGCATGTCGGTCCTCAGGTCATAGTCGTCGACGACGGCCCGACCGAAGCGACTCCCCTTCATCGCCTTTGACACAATTACCAATATTCGTTCCAACATTCGCTTACGCTGAATCCATGAGCGTCAACCCCACCTTCGACACCGGCGTGCGCGAGGCCGAAGCCGATGTCGTCGACGACGTCGATTCTCTCCAGCTCCGGCTCGGCGCCGACTCCCTGGTCTGGAAGTTCTACGGCGACGTCCGCGGGCTCCTCGGCTTCCAGCGCCTCGCCGGCACCGAGAACTGCATCGAGCAACTCGCGCAGGGAGTGGAGGACCACTCGGTGATCTTCAGCGACTTCCTCGGGCGTGCGCGGCGTACCGGGCCACCGGTCATGCGGACCGTCTACTCCGACGATCCCTACCGATGGGGCCGCACGGTCCGCGACTTCCATCGCGACATCAAGGGCACGATCAGCGACGGGTCTCGCTATCACGCCTTGAATCCGGACCTGTACTACTGGGCGCACGCCACCTTCGTCGACCAGGTGCTGACGATGACCGACCTGTTCATCCGGCGCCTCTCGTACGAGGAGAAGGTGCAGATCTTCGACGAGAGCAGGGTCTGGTACGAGCTGTACGGCGTATCAGCGCGGAGCCAGCCGCAGACCTACGACGAGTTCGTCGAGTACTGGGCGTCCATGCTCGAACGCTTCGTCCCGACGCGGACCATCATGTATGCGACCGGCTACCTGCGACAGGGCGTTCCCGGGCCGCGTTGGATGCCCGCACCCCTGTGGCGCATCGCGTCGGCACCGATCAACGCGTTCCTGCGGACCGTCGTCGTCGGCACCCTCCCCCAACAGATGCGCGACGTGTGCAACCTCGAGTGGGATCACCGCAGGCAACGCCGCTTCGATCGGTTCGCGGCCGGCATGCGTGCGCTGAATCCGGTGTTCAACAGGCTCCCGCTCAAGTGGCTCTACGTGCCGTGGGCCTACGAGGGATGGCAGCGCACCGGTGTGGACCCGCGACCGCTGCACAACGGGTGAGCGGTCACTCGCCCACTCATCAGCTGAGCTGATGATTCCGGTATCCCATGCACCACCATCGGCGGACAATCGGAGGTGCAGCTTCGTCAGCGCACCTTCGAGAGGAACCGACATGCCGAACCTCAATCCGTACGTCTCATTCAAAGACACCGCACGCCAGGCGATGGAGTTCTATCAACAGGCACTCGGCGGCGACCTCGACATCTCCACGTTCGAAGCGTTCCCCGACATGGTCGATCCGAGCGAGGCCGCCAATGTGATGCACGCACAGCTCACCACCGAGGACGGCCTCGTCCTGATGGCCTCCGACACCCCCAGCACCATGGGGTACCAGCCGCCGCAGGGGATCTCGGTATCGCTGAGCGGCCCCGACGTCGACAAGCTGCGCACGTGGTGGGACAAGCTGAGCGAGGGCGGCGAACCCACGATGCCGTTCGCGGAGGCGCCGTGGGGCGGCTACTTCGGGATGTTCACCGACAGATTCGGCATCGCCTGGATGGTGGCCAGCTCCGAGTAGCCGCTTCCATCCGCCGATACTGCTGGTATCTGCGAACGCTCAGCCTGCGACGCGCAGGGCGAAGGTGCGCGCCAGCGCCAGGTCGGCCTGCGTCGGGTGCCCACGATTCACACCGCCGACCAGGCCGAGCGGACCCATCGTGTCCAGACCCCGGCAGTGGAAGGTGTCGGCCACCTCGAAGCCCTTCTCGGCGAGCAGGTCCGACATCGACCTCGTGTAGCGGCGCAGCGGCGTCTCGGGAAGTCCGCTCGTCGCAACGACGAAAGCCCGCCCGCGCGGGCGGTCGGCCAGCGCCTTGATTCGATCAGTGACCTCCGACGCGAAAGACATCCAGTAGATGCCCGAGCCCCAGCCCACCAACTCGGCGGCGTCGATCTCCGCATCGGTCACCTCGTCCGGGCTCACCACCCGCGCGTCGATGGCCTTCGCCATCTCATCGGCGACTGCCCGGGTGCTGCCGTTCGATTTCGATGTGCAGACGATCAGTGCGGTCATGACCTGATCGTGTCATGCAGCTCTGCTGGGCGCCAGAGCCGTCAGGCCAGGTGCCCGGTGACCGCGTCCGCGAACTCCGCACCGCGATCACGGTGCACACTGTGTCCTGCGTCGATGGTCAGGAAATCGCCCGCAGGCAGGGCGAACGCAAGGTCGCGGAGGTGCTGCGGCGCCAGGAAGCTCTGACGTCCACCCGAGATGACCAGCGCCGGCGCAGTCACCCGGTGCAGCTGACACCACCACTCGGAGTCGACGACGGTGAACTCCGAGAGGACCGGATCACCGAGCTCGCCGTCGAACCGCAGAAACGGAAACGGATTCGCGATGAGCGCCCGAATCCCGCGAATGCGCTCTCCCAGCGTTGCGGACGGGGTGAT
Coding sequences within:
- a CDS encoding DNA alkylation repair protein produces the protein MAAVVELGDEEKAVAARRFFKTGPGQYGEGDRFVGVRVPELRTLAKELRGLPDAVITELLASEIHEVRLLALLTTTVNFRARGADRAAWVALYRNAVRAGRVDNWDLVDSSAAPILGAWLQSQDSYAELLEWAASDDLWERRVGIIGTFAFTRAGRTDAILAVAPLVVADHRDLIQKAFGWMLREMGKRVSQEALERYLEVHSGEMGRTALSYAVERMSAEQKTHYRGIPRVR
- a CDS encoding NAD(P)/FAD-dependent oxidoreductase, whose translation is MNDPIVIVGAGLGGVRLAESVRGAGFEGGVILLGAEDHPPYDHPPLSKEVVTGQSERVDLKPAEFYAEKNIDLRTGSRVVAVDPDSHTVSVERDGERRDVAYGTLVLATGLAARRFPGVADEVTGVHVIRTIEDALAVRAAAGKASRAAVIGAGFIGCEVAASLRKLEVPVTLIEPAPTPLAAAVGETIGELITRLHREADVDVRTGVGVDRIVADDGAVTSVELADGSSVDADLVVVGIGGYPELDYLEGSGIEIAPRESGGGIACNSSGRTDIPDVYALGDCANWSDADGDRHRVEHWTHTVDQAALVAAEIVGHEITHQSVPYFWSDQYGLKIQMLGSPNPADDVHVVDDDGRKFLAYYSRDGILTGVVGAGRVGKLMKARQHLLTPTPISALLDG
- a CDS encoding SDR family NAD(P)-dependent oxidoreductase; the encoded protein is MSLSSRLSRAGRADEQWSRIRAALDGKVVAITGGARGIGYEIAGQVLAAGGRVALGDVDVDAVEKAAADLGVEGLQLDVTDSASFETFFDSVERRLGPVDVLINNAGIMPVGPFLDFDESLIRSTIDIDLVGVILGCRAAGRRMVGRGGGQIVNVASIAGRLPMPGLAVYNGAKSGVIEFSEAIDHELSGTGVRVSTVMPTFTRTGLVTGLTPNKMIQTVEPEVVAHRVLRSIAEPTVRAAAPWSMGWVDAVPSLSIGFKRTLTRLTKVDTVFLHPDSSERKAYSERIGQGGSPGR
- a CDS encoding TetR/AcrR family transcriptional regulator — translated: MAASRKERVTASPSAQEAAILAAAADEFTEVGVRRANMDEVAKAAGVSRSTLYRRFPSKDNLLVAVANDTFERGLARLEGAVRGLGPADAVVEAFATGAGMVTSDPLMRRIVFEDVEIRNITSGAMSTLFIEMVTARVASTLRDAGAIMPDEALFEAVELHVRLVISLLEVPVTDPQKRSADHVRHIAATYLAPMIH
- a CDS encoding cytochrome P450, with protein sequence MATPILATPEQGSGLRPVHVTNRNGVLEVLAMRRDPFAFADEKRLRMGKTYAMNALGVRMVTAAGPEAAGEILMNKDRAFANAPAWSYLIGPFFNRGIMLLDFDEHRHHRHILQQAFTPKILHGYFGEMQPMIIDAMKRFPTGDVKMLSEFKQLTLDVALEVFLGLELPQHEADRLNKAFIETVRAGVAFVRKPVPGGRWWKGLRSRKILEDFFYEHIPAKRAKQTPDLFSVLCHAESDDGDSFTDEDVVNHMIFVLMAAHDTTTITMTQMVYRMAKSPEWQAKARAQSLEIGPELTYDDLARFEVVDLVMRESLRMCPPVPAQPRMAIKDTELQGYFIPKDTMVVIPQMANHRDPEIYSHPHVFDPERFLPERAEDKAHRMAWMPFGGGVHKCIGLYFGQMEIKTIMHNLLRNYEWSVPADYEMPMDYSALPVPKDKLPVRMRRI
- a CDS encoding o-succinylbenzoate synthase; translation: MVFSQPSGKNKQNLFGVSDDRKKQTPTFRLKPKDAPPPSMPTAEELVEASRVVSLPMRTRFRGVTTREAMIFSGPAGWGEFAPFTEYEDAEARIWLAAGIEAAYLGAPAPIRESVPVNATVPAVPADKVAEIISRYPHVSTVKVKVAEEGQTLDDDVERVAAARELVPNVRVDANGAWDVDSAIKAIAAIGEVEYVEQPCRTVEELAHVRRAVSVPIAADESIRRSGDPMRVVKAEAADIAVLKVAPLGGMRSVLKLAAKLPMEVVVSSALDTAVGISAGVAAAAAIPGLHRACGLGTGAMFTRDVAPGFSIIDGSVQPRDIRPAADLPLASPDRVEWWEDRLRRCHALLAG
- a CDS encoding oxygenase MpaB family protein translates to MSVNPTFDTGVREAEADVVDDVDSLQLRLGADSLVWKFYGDVRGLLGFQRLAGTENCIEQLAQGVEDHSVIFSDFLGRARRTGPPVMRTVYSDDPYRWGRTVRDFHRDIKGTISDGSRYHALNPDLYYWAHATFVDQVLTMTDLFIRRLSYEEKVQIFDESRVWYELYGVSARSQPQTYDEFVEYWASMLERFVPTRTIMYATGYLRQGVPGPRWMPAPLWRIASAPINAFLRTVVVGTLPQQMRDVCNLEWDHRRQRRFDRFAAGMRALNPVFNRLPLKWLYVPWAYEGWQRTGVDPRPLHNG
- a CDS encoding VOC family protein translates to MPNLNPYVSFKDTARQAMEFYQQALGGDLDISTFEAFPDMVDPSEAANVMHAQLTTEDGLVLMASDTPSTMGYQPPQGISVSLSGPDVDKLRTWWDKLSEGGEPTMPFAEAPWGGYFGMFTDRFGIAWMVASSE
- a CDS encoding flavodoxin, with protein sequence MTALIVCTSKSNGSTRAVADEMAKAIDARVVSPDEVTDAEIDAAELVGWGSGIYWMSFASEVTDRIKALADRPRGRAFVVATSGLPETPLRRYTRSMSDLLAEKGFEVADTFHCRGLDTMGPLGLVGGVNRGHPTQADLALARTFALRVAG